In a single window of the Pseudomonas oryzihabitans genome:
- the kdgR gene encoding DNA-binding transcriptional regulator KdgR, with protein sequence MEKTATLGNDMVSAVGRTLAVLEALGEREDDCGVSELAQQLGLSKSTVHRFLQTLKALGYVVQDTEDRYRLSVKLFELGARALPQLDLVREAEPGMRHLNDLTGETVHLGIFDEGAIVYVHKLDSRYTLRMYSRIGRRAPLYCTGIGKVLMAWRPEGEVRQILAQETFVRRTPNTLDSLDAYLAELARVRDLGFAEDHEEFEDNMRCLAAPIRDRFGQVVAGLSVSFPCFRFREELKADYVREMLTTTARISAQLGAPAR encoded by the coding sequence ATGGAAAAAACAGCGACGCTCGGCAACGACATGGTTAGCGCGGTCGGCCGCACCCTGGCGGTACTGGAGGCTCTTGGCGAGCGCGAGGATGACTGCGGCGTCTCCGAGCTGGCGCAGCAGCTCGGCCTGTCCAAGAGCACTGTTCACCGCTTCCTGCAGACGCTCAAGGCACTGGGCTATGTGGTCCAGGACACCGAGGACCGCTACCGGCTGAGCGTCAAGCTGTTCGAGCTGGGGGCCCGCGCCCTGCCCCAGCTGGACTTGGTCCGTGAGGCCGAACCGGGGATGCGTCACCTCAACGATCTCACCGGGGAAACCGTGCATCTCGGCATCTTCGACGAAGGCGCCATCGTCTACGTACACAAGCTCGATTCGCGCTACACCCTGCGCATGTATTCGCGCATCGGCCGCCGGGCGCCGTTGTATTGCACCGGGATCGGCAAGGTCCTGATGGCCTGGCGCCCGGAGGGCGAGGTCCGCCAGATTCTGGCCCAGGAAACCTTTGTTCGCCGCACGCCTAATACCCTCGACAGCCTGGACGCCTACCTTGCGGAACTGGCGCGCGTCCGCGACTTGGGCTTTGCCGAGGACCACGAGGAATTCGAGGACAACATGAGGTGCCTGGCCGCGCCGATCCGCGATCGTTTCGGCCAGGTCGTCGCCGGCCTGAGCGTGTCCTTTCCGTGCTTTCGCTTCCGTGAGGAACTCAAGGCCGACTACGTCCGGGAGATGCTCACCACCACGGCACGGATCTCCGCCCAGCTCGGTGCACCAGCGCGCTAG
- a CDS encoding MFS transporter: protein MKSTTKAPGALAPAGRASGWLPRAHPVSWQMLGVTTLAMLMISVDRQLLPTVLPAIMQEYGLDAAQGGWLSSLSFVGTLIGALVVGVLADSVGTGHRRAWSWVGACALTIGSAFATVYARSLGALQVLRFTMGLGTGAMEPVNIAVASEFWQKENRGFALGVHHTGMPLGQFAGPVLMGLILANGDWRATFLWIPLIGLPIILLQLYLGRRRNEEQVYAWIRQAHLTVPVDASAPVSRNPLTNLRQAFAERNVRLCLVMNFLFLWTEMGVATFLTYQLTSQLGLTLAEAAVISGASGLVGWAGQIFWGTLSDRRGRKFALGILTVGFSVCVALCMFIDSRAMAWTLLLAWGLFRNSPYVVLYSLAVDSSPRAAGSGLGLLIGVGLGLAGFLVGPVAGYVIEHFGWHWSYAMLALSCLLVLIPLRFVEETGHGAA, encoded by the coding sequence ATGAAATCCACTACCAAAGCGCCGGGCGCCCTGGCGCCTGCCGGTCGTGCCTCTGGTTGGCTGCCCCGGGCTCACCCGGTCTCCTGGCAGATGCTGGGCGTCACTACCCTGGCGATGCTGATGATTTCGGTGGATCGCCAGCTCCTGCCGACGGTGCTGCCGGCGATCATGCAGGAGTATGGTCTGGACGCCGCCCAGGGCGGCTGGCTCAGTTCCCTGAGCTTTGTCGGTACCCTGATCGGGGCCCTGGTGGTGGGGGTGCTGGCCGATAGCGTCGGCACCGGCCATCGCCGTGCCTGGAGCTGGGTGGGTGCCTGCGCGCTGACCATAGGCTCGGCCTTCGCCACCGTCTATGCGCGTTCGCTGGGCGCCTTGCAGGTGCTGAGATTCACCATGGGCCTCGGCACCGGCGCCATGGAGCCGGTCAACATCGCGGTCGCCAGCGAATTCTGGCAGAAGGAGAATCGCGGCTTCGCCCTGGGTGTCCATCACACCGGCATGCCGCTCGGCCAGTTCGCCGGCCCGGTATTGATGGGATTGATCCTGGCCAATGGCGATTGGCGCGCCACCTTCCTGTGGATTCCCCTTATCGGCCTGCCGATCATCCTGCTGCAGCTGTACCTGGGGCGGCGTCGCAACGAGGAGCAGGTCTATGCCTGGATTCGCCAGGCGCACCTTACGGTTCCCGTCGATGCTTCGGCGCCGGTTTCGCGCAATCCGTTGACCAACCTGCGCCAGGCGTTCGCCGAGCGCAATGTGCGCCTCTGCCTGGTGATGAACTTCCTGTTTCTCTGGACCGAAATGGGCGTGGCCACCTTTCTGACCTATCAGCTGACCAGCCAGCTGGGCCTGACGCTGGCCGAAGCCGCGGTGATTTCGGGCGCCTCGGGCCTGGTGGGCTGGGCAGGGCAGATCTTCTGGGGAACCCTGAGTGACCGCCGCGGCCGCAAGTTCGCCCTGGGTATCCTGACCGTCGGTTTCTCCGTGTGCGTCGCCCTGTGCATGTTCATCGACAGCCGCGCCATGGCCTGGACCCTGTTGCTGGCCTGGGGCCTGTTCCGCAATTCGCCCTATGTGGTGCTCTACTCGCTGGCGGTGGACTCTTCGCCACGCGCGGCCGGCAGTGGCCTGGGCCTGCTTATCGGGGTCGGCCTAGGCCTCGCGGGCTTTCTGGTAGGACCGGTGGCCGGTTATGTGATCGAGCATTTCGGCTGGCACTGGAGCTACGCCATGCTAGCGCTGAGCTGCCTGCTGGTGCTGATTCCGCTGCGCTTCGTGGAGGAGACCGGTCATGGCGCAGCCTGA